One stretch of Streptomyces sp. MMBL 11-1 DNA includes these proteins:
- a CDS encoding aminoglycoside phosphotransferase family protein: MGFEPPQRLVRALGEMYGDAAAADWLDALPALTEQALTAGDGLTVERVAAPGGRSSLVVLVRRSDGTPAALKIAPPVAGPGLERAALEHWNGWGAVKALDAPELDASGALLLERLHHEVSLRSLPEAKALLEAAGTLRRLWVDPPAGHAFESVAGRTDRQSAGMRAAAEADPELAPLVEAALAARAELVAGSPEQLLLHGNFRQSKVFSGERAPWLTVGPEPLVGERAYDLARLVRDRVEDLIASPGGPVTARRRVKKLAESLEVEQARLHGWTLFRAVESGTRALAEGRRQMGEVNLEFAGWL, encoded by the coding sequence ATGGGTTTCGAACCGCCGCAACGCCTGGTGCGCGCGCTCGGTGAGATGTACGGGGACGCCGCGGCGGCCGACTGGCTGGACGCGCTCCCCGCGCTGACCGAACAAGCGCTCACCGCCGGGGACGGCCTCACCGTGGAGCGGGTGGCCGCCCCCGGCGGGCGCAGCTCCCTGGTGGTCCTGGTGCGGCGGTCCGACGGGACCCCCGCGGCGTTGAAGATCGCCCCGCCGGTCGCCGGGCCCGGGCTGGAACGGGCGGCGCTGGAGCACTGGAACGGGTGGGGCGCGGTGAAGGCCCTGGACGCGCCGGAACTCGACGCGTCCGGCGCGCTGCTGCTGGAGCGGCTGCACCACGAGGTGTCGCTGCGCTCGCTGCCGGAGGCGAAGGCGCTGCTGGAGGCGGCGGGCACGCTGCGGCGGCTGTGGGTGGACCCGCCGGCCGGGCACGCCTTCGAGAGCGTGGCAGGGCGGACCGATCGGCAGAGCGCCGGGATGCGGGCGGCCGCCGAGGCCGATCCGGAGCTGGCGCCGCTGGTGGAGGCGGCGCTCGCGGCGCGGGCGGAGCTGGTGGCGGGATCGCCCGAACAGCTGCTGCTGCACGGCAACTTCCGGCAGAGCAAGGTGTTCTCCGGGGAGCGGGCCCCGTGGCTGACGGTGGGGCCGGAACCGCTGGTGGGCGAGCGCGCCTATGACCTGGCGCGGCTGGTGCGGGACCGGGTGGAGGATCTGATCGCCTCCCCCGGCGGCCCGGTGACGGCCCGGCGGCGGGTCAAGAAGCTGGCGGAGTCGCTGGAGGTGGAGCAGGCGCGGCTGCACGGGTGGACGCTGTTCCGGGCGGTGGAGTCGGGCACCCGCGCGCTGGCCGAGGGGCGGCGGCAGATGGGCGAGGTCAACCTGGAGTTCGCGGGCTGGCTGTAG
- a CDS encoding ferritin-like domain-containing protein, with translation MSTRSDRPSEEDADSSELTAAQAALAAEHAAVYGYGVLGGRLDGKRGTEARAAYDGHRARRDALARTVRDLGGRPVASDAAYALPFAVADSPSAVRLAAVLEDRIAGVYADLVRATEGARRKEAAGALREAAVRSARWRGGNVAFPGLAERAAGADPAATGPVEAAGADGAR, from the coding sequence ATGAGCACGCGTTCCGACCGGCCGTCCGAGGAGGACGCCGACTCCTCCGAGCTGACCGCCGCCCAGGCGGCCCTGGCCGCCGAGCACGCCGCCGTGTACGGCTACGGGGTGCTGGGCGGCCGCCTCGACGGGAAGCGGGGCACCGAGGCCCGCGCGGCGTACGACGGGCACCGGGCCCGCCGGGACGCCCTGGCGCGCACCGTGCGGGACCTGGGCGGGAGGCCGGTGGCCTCGGACGCCGCGTACGCTCTGCCGTTCGCCGTGGCGGACTCCCCGTCGGCGGTGCGGCTGGCCGCGGTGCTGGAGGACCGGATCGCGGGCGTCTACGCCGACCTCGTACGGGCCACCGAGGGCGCTCGCCGCAAGGAGGCCGCGGGTGCGCTGCGGGAGGCCGCGGTGCGGTCGGCCCGCTGGCGGGGCGGCAACGTAGCCTTTCCGGGGCTCGCGGAGCGGGCCGCCGGTGCGGATCCGGCCGCGACGGGCCCGGTGGAGGCCGCCGGCGCGGACGGCGCGCGCTGA
- the rimP gene encoding ribosome maturation factor RimP produces MSTTQSERLRGLLEPLVSAQQLDLEEIEVSRAGRRGVLRIIVDSDEGVELDACAELSRAISEKLDETDAMGEGEYVLEVSSPGADRPLTEHRHYVRAIGRLARFHLSGDGSGELVARILAVDEDGLDLEVPGVKGRKPTARRLAFDEIAKARVEIEFNRKDKKEEEA; encoded by the coding sequence ATGAGCACCACCCAGAGCGAGAGGCTGCGCGGGTTGCTGGAACCGCTCGTCAGCGCGCAGCAGCTGGACCTCGAGGAGATCGAGGTGTCCCGGGCCGGCCGCCGAGGAGTGCTGCGGATCATCGTGGACTCCGACGAGGGCGTGGAGCTGGACGCCTGCGCGGAGCTGAGCCGCGCGATCTCCGAGAAGCTGGACGAGACCGACGCGATGGGCGAGGGCGAGTACGTCCTCGAAGTCAGCTCCCCCGGCGCGGACCGCCCGCTGACCGAGCACCGCCACTACGTACGCGCCATCGGCCGGCTGGCCAGGTTCCACCTGTCCGGCGACGGCTCCGGTGAGCTGGTCGCCCGCATCCTCGCCGTCGACGAGGACGGGCTCGACCTCGAAGTACCCGGCGTCAAGGGCCGCAAGCCCACCGCCCGCCGCCTGGCCTTCGACGAGATCGCCAAGGCGCGCGTGGAGATCGAATTCAACCGCAAGGACAAGAAGGAAGAGGAGGCGTAG